The following proteins are co-located in the Dromiciops gliroides isolate mDroGli1 chromosome 2, mDroGli1.pri, whole genome shotgun sequence genome:
- the VPS26A gene encoding vacuolar protein sorting-associated protein 26A isoform X1, with protein MSFLGGFFGPICEIDVVLNDGESRKMAEMKTDDGKVEKHYLFYDGESVSGKVNLAFKQPGKRLEHQGIRIEFVGQIELFNDKSNTHEFVNLVKELALPGELTQSRSYDFEFMQVEKPYESYIGANVRLRYFLKVTIVRRLSDLVKEYDLIVHQLATYPDVNNSIKMEVGIEDCLHIEFEYNKSKYHLKDVIVGKIYFLLVRIKIQHMELQLIKKEITGIGPSTTTETETIAKYEIMDGAPVKGESIPIRLFLAGYDPTPTMRDVNKKFSVRYFLNLVLVDEEDRRYFKQQEIILWRKAPEKLRKPRTNFHQRFEPPEPQASAEQPEM; from the exons agttttcttggaggtttttttggtccCATCTGTGAGATTGATGTTGTCCTTAATGATGGGGAGTCACGGAAGATGGCGGAAATGAAAACTGATGATGGCAAAGTAGAAAAACATTATCTCTTCTATGATGGTGAATCCGTTTCAGGAAAG gtaaaccTAGCCTTTAAGCAACCTGGAAAGAGGCTAGAACACCAAGGAATTCGAATTGAATTTGTCGGCCAAATTG aGCTCTTCAATGACAAGAGTAATACCCATGAATTTGTAAACCTAGTGAAAGAATTGGCCTTACCTGGAGAACTGACACAAAGCAGAAGTTATGACTTTGAATTTATGCAGGTTGAAAAGCCCTATGAATCCTACATTGGTGCCAATGTCCGATTGAG GTATTTTCTTAAAGTGACCATAGTAAGACGACTGTCAGACTTGGTAAAAGAGTATGATCTCATTGTTCACCAGCTAGCCACCTACCCAGATGTTAACAACTCCATCAAGATGGAAGTGGGCATCGAAGACTGTCTACACATAGAGTTTGAATACAATAAATCCAA GTATCATTTAAAGGATGTGATTGTTGgaaaaatttatttcttattagTAAGAATAAAAATTCAGCATATGGAATTACAGCTGATAAAGAAAGAGATCACGGGAATTG GACCCAGCACCACGACAGAAACAGAGACCATCGCCAAGTATGAAATCATGGATGGGGCACCAGTCAAAG GTGAATCAATCCCCATAAGACTCTTTCTGGCGGGATATGACCCAACTCCGACAATGAGAGATGTGAACAAGAAATTCTCAGTACGATATTTTTTGAACCTAGTCCTCGTGGATGAGGAAGACAGACGGTACTTCAAACAGCAG GAGATCATCTTATGGAGAAAAGCCCCTGAAAAGCTAAGGAAGCCGAGGACAAACTTTCACCAGCGCTTCGAGCCTCCAGAGCCGCAGGCATCTGCCGAGCAGCCAGAAATGTGA
- the VPS26A gene encoding vacuolar protein sorting-associated protein 26A isoform X2, with protein MAEMKTDDGKVEKHYLFYDGESVSGKVNLAFKQPGKRLEHQGIRIEFVGQIELFNDKSNTHEFVNLVKELALPGELTQSRSYDFEFMQVEKPYESYIGANVRLRYFLKVTIVRRLSDLVKEYDLIVHQLATYPDVNNSIKMEVGIEDCLHIEFEYNKSKYHLKDVIVGKIYFLLVRIKIQHMELQLIKKEITGIGPSTTTETETIAKYEIMDGAPVKGESIPIRLFLAGYDPTPTMRDVNKKFSVRYFLNLVLVDEEDRRYFKQQEIILWRKAPEKLRKPRTNFHQRFEPPEPQASAEQPEM; from the exons ATGGCGGAAATGAAAACTGATGATGGCAAAGTAGAAAAACATTATCTCTTCTATGATGGTGAATCCGTTTCAGGAAAG gtaaaccTAGCCTTTAAGCAACCTGGAAAGAGGCTAGAACACCAAGGAATTCGAATTGAATTTGTCGGCCAAATTG aGCTCTTCAATGACAAGAGTAATACCCATGAATTTGTAAACCTAGTGAAAGAATTGGCCTTACCTGGAGAACTGACACAAAGCAGAAGTTATGACTTTGAATTTATGCAGGTTGAAAAGCCCTATGAATCCTACATTGGTGCCAATGTCCGATTGAG GTATTTTCTTAAAGTGACCATAGTAAGACGACTGTCAGACTTGGTAAAAGAGTATGATCTCATTGTTCACCAGCTAGCCACCTACCCAGATGTTAACAACTCCATCAAGATGGAAGTGGGCATCGAAGACTGTCTACACATAGAGTTTGAATACAATAAATCCAA GTATCATTTAAAGGATGTGATTGTTGgaaaaatttatttcttattagTAAGAATAAAAATTCAGCATATGGAATTACAGCTGATAAAGAAAGAGATCACGGGAATTG GACCCAGCACCACGACAGAAACAGAGACCATCGCCAAGTATGAAATCATGGATGGGGCACCAGTCAAAG GTGAATCAATCCCCATAAGACTCTTTCTGGCGGGATATGACCCAACTCCGACAATGAGAGATGTGAACAAGAAATTCTCAGTACGATATTTTTTGAACCTAGTCCTCGTGGATGAGGAAGACAGACGGTACTTCAAACAGCAG GAGATCATCTTATGGAGAAAAGCCCCTGAAAAGCTAAGGAAGCCGAGGACAAACTTTCACCAGCGCTTCGAGCCTCCAGAGCCGCAGGCATCTGCCGAGCAGCCAGAAATGTGA